A window of Triplophysa dalaica isolate WHDGS20190420 chromosome 12, ASM1584641v1, whole genome shotgun sequence genomic DNA:
ACCAGCGCAGCGGTGAGGAAACAGCTGGCCATTGGCATCAACGAGGTCACCAAGGGCTTGGAGAGGAATGAACTGAGTTTAGTTCTTGTTTGTAATTCGGTCGTGCCCTCGCACATGATATGTCATCTAATCCCGTTGAGTAAAACGAGATCGGTTCCTTCATGCCAGGTGCCCCGTCTGAGCAAGACCATCGCGGGGCTGCTGGGACTCAAATGCGTGTTGGCGCTGGGATTCAAACGCGATGCTGAGGAGTTCGCAGATGTGGTAGCTTCCATCACACCCGTCGTTCCACCGCTTAACGTCGTTTGGGCTCCGACGGATTTAACGTCAAAATCGGAAAACGCGGAGGAACAAACCGAGGAAAGACACACGGAGACCGCGAAGGCGCAAAAGAGGAAATTAGAAGAGATTTCGGACGAGGCCGTCGAGGGCTCTCCTTTAATCCTACAGCCTTTAAAAATCAAGAAAATAATCCCTGATTCCACTAAAATAAGAAAACCGaagaagaaaaaaggaaagCAAAAATGACCCAAGTGTCTGTTTAAAGCGTTATTTTATTGGTTATAGAGGAGAAAATGAtccatattattttttaaattgtagaTGCCTTTATTCAGTCAAATATCCATGCTGGTATACCTTGAAGTATGTTTTTGACAATTAAGATATTTGGGTGAATTGTCATGTTTGACATGGTGCTGGTACTTGTTCccatatctttttttttttttcaaataaccTGCAATGGAattcaataaaaatactgttttcaGAAAGAGAAAGCTGATTATTTAAAACTACAcgtttgacatttaaaaaaacaacctttcTGAAATAAGGCAAGTACTCTTGTGTCCTCACCAAAACCCATAAATTCTTAAACCATACAGATTGACAAAAATTGGATCATGCTCATTTCATACAGCAAGCCTTAGAAAAACATACTTAAACTGACATTCGCAAAGTGCCCTGGATGTTCTTGAATAAACCACAGAccgaaatgttaaaaaagttgaaatatgGGACTTCTGAGAGGAGCATCTTTCTGTTAAGCATGTTTGGACATGCTCTTATTTAAAAGCATATTGTTGCAAACCATGACAGGCTGTAGTAACTCAAAATCTGTATTTGCTATATAGTAcaacttttcacattttataatgcTTCACCTAACAGTGATTGTAACTGACAGCCAGCTAAACAGCGAGCAAGCTTTTCTGGCCGCCGGTTATCAAAATAACGTACACGATTGTTCAGCTCTCCTTGTGCTTAAATATAGAAAATCACCAGGGCTTTGTAGCAAATGCACCATTCAGATGAGGTTATGGTCTCTTCAATGAATACtgacaaaacaaatgtaactaaaatacaatttttaagaattgttgttttgaaaaaataatttaaaaacactaaatgATTAAGAATGAAAATGGAGGTGAGGCTATGTAATGAGAAACAATCACACCTTCATTACAGAAAACTGAAAAGAACTCGCATTCGTAATTCTACACACAAacctaaacaaaacattttcttaaacgaaattcttaaaaatgtaactcCGAGCATTCTGGCCCTTTATAAACATGTTCATGGCGTGCTTCAAAATGGAATACATTCGTCCACACATTACATTAACTCACTTTCCCACTGACAGCAGGAATTACAAACGGCAAAAGGCAGCTCCATAAAAAAGACTTTGGATTTCAACCCCCTGTTCCTGGTCCATTGTTAACCACACAATACGTAATAAATATCTGGCATTAAATGTACAGCTTGCAAATTCACACAAATGTATCAACGCACCTtcataatacaaaacaaatgaacagaaacaaaacatggaattaAACGTATGTCTGAGAGAGGATACTTCATGTTAAGGGAAATACATGTGTATACAGCTTGTGGATGTGTTTGACATTGATAATATTTCTCACATTCTCTGAGAGTCaaagacaaagagaaaagaGGGAGACCCCTCAATAACTGCAACAAGACCTAAGAGAGCTGCACAACATAACTCATTCACTTTGAATGGATGTCCGTTTTTCCTCTTTACGTAGACTAAGTCCAAATCAGAGAATCGGAGATGGACCTTTAAGTCCCTCAGCATCCACAGTGAagcagccagttactgtaaaacAAGACCAACCTGGAGAGGATGGAGAATTGAATTAaatcacactgaaaaaaaaataccaaGGTCTTTGGTGATGATCACATTTTTGGATTCTTTCAACTTCTAAATGATTAATCATTATTAATTTTGcttataattgttattttaacattcatgTAATGCAAAGAATTTTGTATAACTCACTTTTTCTGGTTCCATCGGGGGGCATTTCCAGTTGTACAGATAATACTGCAGGTTACCATCTCCAATCCCAAACTTGAGTTTTTCCAAGAAAGTCTTATTGTCCATTAGATCCAGCGCATTGAACACATCAAAACCTTTCTGTCATCCCGAAACATGCCCCCAAAAGAAAAGAATATGAATTTCAATATtcttacaatacattttaaaactaatgccaagtattgtgtgtttttcttgagCTCCTCTGAGCATGCGTTTACTTGTGATCCTACCAGTTTGGCTAGGATGAGAGCGTCATTCATCAGGTCTATGAGCTGCGTCTCTGTATGGACATTGTAAAAGGAATAAGCGGCCTTCAGGCTTTTGTGCAGAGGATGATGCATCACTGTTGATGGCAGGGTGTAGAAGCTGATGAAGTCTGTTAGCAGCCCACCAGAACCCTTAAAACAAGATATGAAACTCATGATTAAACCGTAAATAAGCCGCGGCAGTTTTGTACGTTTTTGTGAATGCTCCCACCGGGTACCTCCACTACGTAAGTGTCAATAATATTTTCCTGTGGTAGGAACCAGTGCTTGACCTCCTCTTCACACATCACGGGTCGCAGGTGAAACTTGCTCAGGTATTTCTGCAGCAGCGAAGTCACTTGCTTCAAGTCTCCCTCTACCATCGGCCTCAAACCAGGGGTACGTGTACTCTACAAGAAGAAAAAGATAGAATTAGAAGATAAACTCCATGATTATGGCTTAACTCCCCATGTAAACGTGTTTATGTAACAATTAGACTTACATCGGGTAATCTGTAGAGTTTCATTGTTCGCTGTAGCGTCATGTTTCGGCTGAGGTGGGAGAACTTTACCTCTACTAGCTTCCTGGGGTTTAGAGAGCGATGCCAGTACCTACACAAAGACAGATACTAACAAATTCAAGATCTctataaaataattcaattaaTCTTGCGCTGTGTTGCGGTTCGGTACCTGCACGTGGACACAGGTTTGGGGAGGACCACACCAGCAGTGTATACAGCCTGGAAAATTCCTTCTAAATTCACCCGCCGCGTGATCTCTCGGATTAGGACGGGTGCGACGCGCTTTGAACGCAGTTTTTTATGTACACACAGGAAGTTTATCTCCACCATCTTCTTCAACCTTAAAGCATAATGAGAATGAGTGATTTAGTGAAGCCTAGATGAAAAGCAATATAAATTCTCAGCTGACACGGCCTTAACTCACGTGTCATAGATGTGGATGTCTGCAGGAATGGCACTGATGAACCCAACCAGCTTTTTATTTGAGGAGACCCTGACACCGCAGTGCCACTGGTGCAGCCAACCCGGGGGACGTAATGCCCTAATATTGAGGAATTGCAGACGCACTGATGAGCCTCAAAAcagtcatttaaaatgcatgcaaaGTGTGATAGTCAGCAAATACTTTGCTTAAGGCATATTGAAATTGATATCTCTGAAGAGAAGAATTGGGTGCAGCGTAGGATAAATGTGGACGTTTTGTCATGTTAAACATAAATAGAGACTTGATAACTTACCATTTCAGAAAGTTAGGAGAATAGTCAAATCTAAACATGTTGTCATCATCCTCAACATAATTTTCATTCAGCAAAGTGTACAACTCCTTCAgctacaaaacagaaaagaatgAATGTCAAACTTTTGACTGCATAAGATGATATAATACCTCAACTAATATGACACTGTGTAGGCCATTTCTGCATTCAGTATATACTGCATAAGTGCTTCAAAGGAAGCCAATGTTTCAcacgctctctctttctctgtcacacacatatttacataccACTTCAGCGTTGCTGAGATCCAGTGTATCCCACATAAATCCCTGTGGGAGGGAATATGGCTCTTGTCTGATATTTTCTTTATCTGGCTCAATTGGCCCATGAGTTGTCACTACCTCATCTGCAATAGAACAGGGAATTAACGCCTCATTGTTTAACAGACATTGGCCTTTCAATCAATACAATATTATCCAGTTTGCTGGAAGTCCAGTGGCTCTATTAGATGAGCTCTATAATAGACCGGACGCTTTAGCAAACGGCCAATAACTGAGATTGTGGTACACATTTGTACCTCCCCACTCTTGAAAAGCACCAGCAACTGATTTAATCCACGCTGAGCTTGTGTTTTCTCAACACAATGAATAATGTTGAATAATGATTTGTTTGCTGAATGCAACACTGGTGCAGGATTACTGCAGGATGAATAAAATGACACACGGCTCGACAAATAATCTGAGCGTCGCAAGTAGCTTACATTTGTGATGTTGCAAACAAACCGATTGTAATGCACGACTCACTCAGTTTGGGCACAGGTTGAGTGTCCCAGAATTGGTACTTGTGCTTTGTGGCCTCGTCTATGTTTTTGGCTGGACCTTGACAGGTGGACAGAAGCTCCATAGCTCTCTGTATATCCTGCAGCTTCTGCATGGGAATGGCTGGGTTCTGAGAGCGAAACAAAGGAAATCAGTCACGTGAATGATCTTTAATAAATCTCCCTGCGATTTCACAAAGGGAATGAGAGATTTACAGAACAAACATCCGATTACAAAATTCTTAACGCGCTTCAAACCTTTATCTCCTGAGAATCAGAGGCAGAGTCAGATTTGGTTCCTCCTGAGCTTGGCTTCTCCTTCTTCctcttctgtttctttttcttcttctttgcACCAAGATCTCCTCCAGGACTCCTTAACAAAATCACAGGAGCTTTAATCTACCACACCCCGACATGTATACGATCCCGTATGGAAATCATTCCCACGCAAAACATCAGCCAGACATGCAAAACACCAAGGTGTCCAGTGATGCGATAACGACGGCCTGGGCGGTGACTGCACCATGAAACCTATAAAACACGAGTCTGTTAATACAAGCATGTCAAACTTTATGGGCCTGAGAGACGCTGGTCTGCCTGACAACAGGGAAACTGGTATTCCTGGATCCGACATCATCACAATCCACGATATTGCAGCTGGTTGTATTGTTCATAGATGCTTTCCATTACcataatcaaaatgaaaaaaaggggTTTCAAATCCCCGAAGGACCCATATAGTATACTTTCTGAAAAGCGCGCGTTTGACTGCTGAACGCGCATACATCCTTCACATTCATTTAAAGGGAGCTATGCTAACGTTAACTATTTAGATTTAGCCCGACCCGTCGCGTTAACTACATATTTATACGTATCtaagtgttttaaaacaaatatatgcgTAATGCAACTATTAAACAAGCACTTTAAATAGTAGGCTGTTATAAAATATGGACCAATTCCCATCCGATTACctggttgctaagctaaccgtTTGTTTACATCACTTGAGCGGTTACACGACGACGGGTCGCCAAAGAGAAACCTCGCCGTCATGTGCTCACACTTGCATTCATGTGCTCGTGTCCTTACCCCTGCATGTGTTCATTCTCCTCCTCGTTGTCTCCATCGATGCCGCAGGTGTCCTGGTCGTCCAGCTCCAGGCTCTGCTGGCTGGCCGCGGACTCGCTGTCCTCCGCCATCATGGATGAATCTACCGCAAATCCTCACGACCAAAAGCAGTCAATAAAAACCGCGAAAAACAGCACCGTCTACCGATTAGCCTACTTACAACTACTGTAAATGATGGGCCCGTCAGTCAAAATAATATaggatttaatttattttaaactaaagcacattgattgtatttatatatttttttacaaaaaagtatgaaaacattttattaacactGCTTGGATTGGAGATTTATGTGCTATCTCTGTCTGATGTGACCTTTATGGTAGTGGTTATCATCAGACTTGTATTTATGTgaatattatacaataatttCAGTAGTATGTTGTGATGTCTGTCTTAACATGACCAAtgagactaaaatgaatgttcatCCATCATTCATCATTCACGcaccctcatgtaattccaaacctgtatgactttctttgctctgcagaacacaaaagaagatattttgaagaatgtttggtaaccaaacaagatTAAGACTACATTTTCCCTTTAATCCTCAGATTCATTCCTTGAAATACtaacatttgtaatattttgttgttgttaaatattAGATACAAAAGTTGAATTTACATAAGCTTCTTTAAGCTCCTTTATATTTTGTCccacaaaaaagtaattttacttAAAGATCGCTATACTTGTTTGTGATTTAGCAGTAATTTAgtttcttaaagggaaagttcacccaaaaaggaaaattgggaccatggacaacaaaaccagtctaatggGTCAATTTTTCCAAAATTCTGATGTTTACTTAATCtgaaaagctgaataaataagatttctgttgatgtat
This region includes:
- the rpp38 gene encoding ribonuclease P protein subunit p38; the encoded protein is MMSTPVSKKGKGKHMPVKTSLNNPYNIEWSPLNKEHEQFILNTLQDKITAVGLQKKRVNTFRDWGNRRRSNKKTSKPFEDHELATDSTESVQTTSKPSEPCWTSAAVRKQLAIGINEVTKGLERNELSLVLVCNSVVPSHMICHLIPLSKTRSVPSCQVPRLSKTIAGLLGLKCVLALGFKRDAEEFADVVASITPVVPPLNVVWAPTDLTSKSENAEEQTEERHTETAKAQKRKLEEISDEAVEGSPLILQPLKIKKIIPDSTKIRKPKKKKGKQK
- the nmt2 gene encoding glycylpeptide N-tetradecanoyltransferase 2, encoding MMAEDSESAASQQSLELDDQDTCGIDGDNEEENEHMQGSPGGDLGAKKKKKKQKRKKEKPSSGGTKSDSASDSQEIKNPAIPMQKLQDIQRAMELLSTCQGPAKNIDEATKHKYQFWDTQPVPKLNEVVTTHGPIEPDKENIRQEPYSLPQGFMWDTLDLSNAEVLKELYTLLNENYVEDDDNMFRFDYSPNFLKWALRPPGWLHQWHCGVRVSSNKKLVGFISAIPADIHIYDTLKKMVEINFLCVHKKLRSKRVAPVLIREITRRVNLEGIFQAVYTAGVVLPKPVSTCRYWHRSLNPRKLVEVKFSHLSRNMTLQRTMKLYRLPDSTRTPGLRPMVEGDLKQVTSLLQKYLSKFHLRPVMCEEEVKHWFLPQENIIDTYVVEGSGGLLTDFISFYTLPSTVMHHPLHKSLKAAYSFYNVHTETQLIDLMNDALILAKLKGFDVFNALDLMDNKTFLEKLKFGIGDGNLQYYLYNWKCPPMEPEKVGLVLQ